In the genome of Bacillota bacterium, the window AAGATCTTGTCAATTTCCGATGGGTTAATGCGGATCCAAGCTATACGGTTCGGTTTTGCCGAGGGTGCTGTGATTAACTGCGAGGAAGTAATACCCGCAGGTCCCATTGTAATACGTCGCTGTGGACAACAGGTGGCGCTAGGGCGCCAAATGGCTGGTAAAATCAATGTGGCAATAAATTAA includes:
- a CDS encoding ferrous iron transport protein A, with amino-acid sequence MTLDRVKKGQSVKILSISDGLMRIQAIRFGFAEGAVINCEEVIPAGPIVIRRCGQQVALGRQMAGKINVAIN